The genomic segment CGCTCCACGCAATCTGTTTAGCAGCAGTGGCAGCTTTCATCTTGCAAGGTCCTTACTCTAGCTGTCTCCCCGCTGCGCAAGAAGCAGCGGCGCGCCCGGTGCGGTGGACGCGGGAGGCTTCGGCTGACGGGGAAAGGCGACCTTACCCCTCCCGGTGTTCTCCTGGCCCACGCCGCAGCTCCGGTCGCACCGGGAGCAGCCGTCGCCGCTGCAGTGATAGCCCTCCTTGCACGTGCATTCAGCATCGCTTTTTGAGGAACactcttttaaatacctgaatGTTCCTGGAGGGTGGAAACGAGCCTCAGGTTATGGGCGTGCTCAGCCCACCCAGCGCGGCGCAGCAGAAGCTCGGGCCCCTTGCTCTTGCAAAGGCGAGGCGGGGGGCTCCGGCCGGGAGCTCCGGCCAGAAGCCCCCCCATCGCGTTATTGGGCTGGCGCCGTTTTCACTCGCCGCGTCGCGACAGACCAACGCGCGCAGTTGCAGCCCGGGAGGCCGCAGAAGCGCCGCGCGgaccccccgccgccccccggtACCTTCGCACTTCCGGCAGAGCGTGCAGCCGCGGAGTCCCGCCGAGCTGGAGAAGGTGTCGGGCGGACACTGCCTGCAGGCCgcgcccgcgccccgcccgcAGCCCGCGCTCACCACGAAGGTACCTGCGGGCCGAGACAGAGGGTGGTTGCCGCGGGGCCGCGCCTggcgccccccgccccaccgcgccccgccccggccctcACCCGCCGGGCAGTCGGCGCCGCACGGCAGGGCGGTCGCGGGCCCCGGGCTCAGCGCCAGCGCCAGCAGCGCCGCCGGCAAGAGCGCCCGGCCCGCCCGCGCTGCCGCCGGTCCCATGGGGTCGGTGCTCGGCGGCGCGGCCCGCTGGAGTGCGCGCGGagcggcggccgccggcccTTAGGGGCCGCCCCCGGAGGGACCGGCTGCGTcagcccgggggcggcgggggaaaCCCCGGCCGGGCGGGGCTttccgcccccgcccccccagcgCGACCCCCGGCTTTGCCGGGCAGCGCCCGCAGCCCTCTCAGCGCTGCCGggcagcgcccgccgccccccacgGGGGCTTCCCGGTGACTCCCGCGCGGAATCCCCGCCGTGGCTTGGCGGTCCTGCCCGGCCTGTCCGCTCCGTGGCAGCGGGCCTCCCCGGCCGCGCCCCCGAAAGGTGAGGGGGCAGAGTGTGAGTGGCGAGGCCGGTGCGCCCCGCGAGGGCACCGACAGGTCCGCGAACGCCTCGCCGGGCACGGAGGCACCGCGGCTGGGGACGAGGCGAATCCCGCAGCGCGGGGATAACGGAGCGCTGCAGCCTAGCAGCAGGTCCCGCTGGCGCTGAGCGCCTCCCCGCGCGGGTCAGGCCGGGCCGGCCACGGTGCGACCCACGcgagctggggggggggaagtcacGGCCCATCACCGCCCGCGGGCGGTGGCGCGCCCCCGGCGGTGTCCGGCCGCGCGGGCCTGCCCCTGCGGCTCGCGGCGGCCAATGCCCGCCGCCCTCGCACGGGCGGGGGTGTGGCCGCGGGCGGTGCCGGCCCCGCCCCGTGTCCGGCTGCCGCGCGCGTGGGCCGGCGCCGGGAGGGGCAGCGTGGAAGGAGTTCTCCACAGTGCCTTAGAACAGGCAGGCGAGTGCGCCCTTCAGCTGGCGCGTGCCCTGCGGGCAGGCAGTGGGTGCGAGGGCCGGCCTCGCGGGTTTTGAGTGAAGTGCCACGTGGGAGGTACGCGAGACTTCCCTGCGCCAGGTCCAGGGCAGCTCCGGCGAAGTCGTCCCCTGCGGCTTGCTCCCTCGTTAGGTGGCCTGGACTCGAGCTGCTCGGCCCGAGCTCTCGTGAGCCCATCGCCCGGGAGCCGGGCCGCGGCAGGGCTGTCCGCAGCCCGAGGGGCCCCTCCAACAGCTCTGTCTTGTCTTTCAGAATACTAAAACCTCTCCTTAAAACTAGGCAAAACTGCCCGTAAGCCACGGCGTTTTCTGCGTGCCGCGAGCCTCGGGGAACAGGGGTGCTGGTGGGACGTCTCGGGCAAAACGCTGACGCGGGTCGGCGCGCTCTGCAGGTGGGAGGGCTGCCGAAGGAACAGCTCGCTTCGGCGGCGGGCGCCTCGCGATTGCACTGCCGGGGGAGGGCGGCGTTGTGGCGCCGGGGGGCCCCGGGGCGCCCGCTCAAGCTGCCTTTTGGGTGAGCGTGAGCGAACCGGAGCGTTTAGCAAAGGGAGTGGGGGACGAGACGGGTGTCAGCGGCGCGTCCGGCCGGGGAGCGCAGGCACTGCGCCGGGAGCGGGGGGCGGCGGAGGgcgggccgcggggcggggccgcccaGAGCCGCCCGCGCCTCGGCTGAGGTGAGTCGCCGCCGGTCGCTGCTGCTCCTGCGGCCCGGCTCGGTGGCCCTGGCCGCCGCTTGCGGAGGGCGTGGGTCTTGCCGGGGGTGCGTGGGGCCCGCGGCCTGGTCGGGGTTGCGGCGGCTCCGctcggcggcgggcggggaggccGCTTGCTTGTGTTCCGGGGGCCGAGTCTGGCCACGGCCGCGCTCCGCGCCACGCAGGCCCTGCGGCCTCGCCAGCCCCGCTGGTCGTGGCCTTGTGAGGCCCGTGCTGCGCCGAATGGCGCCGTGTCCTGACGCAAACCCGCGCCTTTCCTCCGGACGGGCCGAGCCGATGGCCTTTAAAACCTCCCTCGCCTCCGGTAGCAAGCTGTTTGGTCGGGGCTTTGAAGGCAGTGGTTTTCTTAAAGCCAGCCTTAAGAGTTTCTGATCCAGCCCCCTGCCAGGAGTCACCTTCTGGAGAAATGCGCACGGACCCGCCTGGGGGAACGCGTTTAGCTGAAAGGCTGGAGGCCGCCTGTGCGCGTGCTGGCGCTGGGACGCGGCGGGAAGGCCTGTACTTACTGCGCGTGGAGCGCTGAAGTGACGGGGCTGTTCTGGCTGACTTGGTTCTGCCTTCTCGGAAACCAGTCTTGCCCTGGTAGCATTTACAGCGTGACAGCTCTTTACACGTGCACCCACAGGATACCAATGCTCAAGAATTTGTCTGTGTTACAATAAATGTGTAAGGGCAGTAGGGAGAGGCTGCATTTTGCTAGAttaggggaaagagaaaagcttttggGATCAGGTGCCTCTTCGCATCTAAAGGCTAATGAGAGAGAGGCGTGCAAACTACgatttagaatatttttctgcaacaaaaagcaaatgcagtgTTTCTGCATTGTGGCCATTCAGGTAGTCTGTTGCTGGTTAGGCAAATTcatacaaaaattaattttgcagaatCCATGTATACCATCAAGATTAATTATTAAGAAGCTCTGGGTTGTGCTGAAGTTATTGCTAATACTTATGGTTTGAGTGTACTTGTTCAGTTGGCCTCGTGTTTGACAATACATAAAGCTGCCCTAAAAGTGGGTTTTGACACACTGAGTTAGCCTGGGCTGGTTCTGCATGGTGCAGGATGTTCTACTGTATATTACTGCATTCTAGAAACGGCATCTTTCTAAATGAGGCTAACAGCAGGGAGCGAACCTGACAATAGCAGAAGTTGCAGCAGGATGATgggatgcttttcttttgcatagaCAACTAAAGGTGGATCTCATTGTAAGAAGAGCTCCCAGGTGCTGCGTGCATTTCTGAATGGGAAGTCCCTAcgtaggaaaaaaatccctgtctCGTAGAGTGGATAACCTGTGAAATGCCTTTTCGCGTCACAGCTGCTTTCACAGACTTCTGTCAGACCAGTATGAGTTAGTGTGTATTTTACATGATGTAGCTAAGGTTACTTGGACTTAACCTTCAAATGGAAATTTGGCCATTCACCTCAACTTGAATTTAggagctaaaaaaaaaggtctgaacCCTGGTTTGTTCCATTTGCTAAATTCTGTGGTCTGCTCCCCCatcacacatgtgcacacacgtTTCTCCCCCACAAAATTGTGAAATACCCAGAAAATCTATTGCTCAGGCTTTGCAGGGGCACTGGTCGAGTCATTATAAGTCACAGGAAACTCTTCATGAAGCGTGCTGTGTGGAAACTAAATACCAGACATGAGGTCAAAGCTCATGCAAGCCCTTTTATAAATGCTGACCTGGGTGGGAGTAACTAGTCTGGGTATGAGTGAGGGTGTGCGAATTGAAGTCGACTCTGCCACCCACCTTGAACTCTTCTCTCTGGCATACTCAAGTCATGTAAAGTCTTTATTAGGCCAAGCTGCTTCCTGTTCTGGTGCTGATGTGCTGTGCTTCCCACTGCACAAATGCCTCAATCCCTTATTATAATCAGGCATTTCTTGTAAGAAGCTCTTCAGCTAAATGGGATTGCTGTGAATGTTAATTAAAGTTAGTGAACCATTTTGACGTGgcttaaatattttgacatGGCTTAAACGAAAGATAATGCAAAAATGCAAACTACTTACTGTTGCGTTTAATTGTTAGGAAGGATCTATACTGGGGGTTTGTCTTCTAACCACCTTGTGTCTTTCTACCCCACTCAGCCCCTCCCTTCACAACCATCTCACCTGATAGCGACCTTTCCAGACATGGCCTCGAAAAGAGCATTGGTGATTCTAGCAAAAGGGGCAGAGGAAATGGAAACTGTAATCCCCACTGATGTTATGAGAAGAGCTGGGGTGAGTatgcagacaaagaaaaatctttttgtgAGTGCCTGGTCAAGGGAAAATCTTGGCCTCAAGTTGATATTTGTTGCTAGGAGTTCAAGGCGTAGCCTGTTGCATGAGGTGAAAATTTACCTGTGCCTTCTTACTGGGTAGCAAATATTTGTGCCATGCCCCAAATAAGCATGCATGACAACGAACATTTGtgcaaaagagaaattttaaaaatatgagccTAATATAGACTAGAGCAGATGTTTCAAGTAAGTCTGACCCTGTCTGAAAACATGGCCTCTCCCATGCATAATAAGAGGAAGTGGTTTTTTTGGCAGGGGTCTGAACAGCTCAGTACATTACAGCTCATGGCATTACATAGCTTTTATtgagctgcttttaaaattctgctatTAACTAGAATTCTATCTGGTGGGATTCCTCATGCTGTTTGTTCCTTTTGCAGCTGTAGTGGTACGCAGTGTTACTATCTGATTAGGtaggaaaataagattttaaataaatataccAACTTCACATGTAtagaaatgactgaaataaaGATTACATTCTCCCACCACCTTTGCCATTCCATTCATGTACTCCCGATTTTGGCTGCCATAAGAAGCACAAGCTTGTCTGTTTATTTAGTGAATGTGAGCTCTGTCATGCACATCTATGATATTGTGAGCAGGCATCTAAAAGtcaagggagaaaaatgaattCTCCATAAGCGTATTTGAGAATGGCCTGAGCCTGCAGACAGACTTTAATTCATTATCTGACCTATGTAGTCCAGCTTTCCTGGGttgtattgttttcttttgtttaaaacctgTGGGATCAGATGTTCTCTAAATGTCCTGTTCGAAAAGTTTAACTATTAGAGGTATTTGTGAATCTCTAGGTGAATATCACTGCTTACCATGTGCGTTTGGACTTATTCATGGTTCGGGGAAGCTTAAGTGTTGTCCTGTTCTTGACAGCTTTCAATAGTGCTTTGCTCATTCCACGTACTACTTGAATTGTAACGATACACATACTCTTCTGTTAGATCAAGGTGACTGTTGCAGGCCTGACGGGAAAAGAACCAGTGCAGTGCAGTCGAGATGTCTTCATTTGTCCTGATGCCAGTCTTGAAGATGCCAGAAAAGAGGTTGGTCATCACCCTAGTCTGATATAATGGCCACCGTAGCCTTTCTCACAGTTTCAGCAGTGAATCTCAAAAGCTTATGCATTACCTTTAGAAATATGTTATGTGGTATGTTAGCTCTGCGCAGTAGTGAATCACAGAACTGCACGTCCTGCAGTCCCCCTCTTCAGTGTTGTCCTGCTTCATAGCATGCTAGGATCAGACAGATTTCTTAACTCTGCATGGGTATTTGTTTTTGCAAAGCATCAAACATAGAGCTTTATTTTGCATGTTAGTCAGCCCAACAAAACAGCGTGatttggaaaaactgaaaagttcTGATGGGAAGCTAAGCAATGCTGTAGTTAGACCTGTACAGTAAGGTTGGAGCAAAACCACTTGTCTTTACAGTGCAAGAGCTGCCATTTGCTTGCTGAAGCTCTTAAATGCCATGGGTTAAAGTTAGTTCTGTGACAGACTTTATTGACAATAGGCTCTTCCTGGAAtaggaaacagtattttgttGCACAGGTGGAACTGGTTCTCTGGTCATACAGATCCCTTTGCTTCTCGCTTGACTCAGCTGTAGTGgccttaaaacattttaatatatctACTGGCCTCTGTTCAACAGAACAGTTAcggtttttgtttgtttaggggCCTTACGATGTCGTGGTCCTGCCTGGGGGTAACCTTGGAGCTCAAAACTTGTCAGAGGTAAGGTTCTGGTATCTTAAAGATTTATGGGCATCCTAATGAGTAATGGGTGGTCTGCACTTGCTTAGTAATCCTGCAAATCCAGTTCAGCACCTGAACATTCTCTTCTGAATCAGTCAGTAAATTAATTGTTAATTGTCTTATGCCTTCTTGTGAATATATAGGTGGGACAACTGGGTAAATTCTTGGACTTGAGTACCTAGttaagcagaataaaaatggaaggGTGCTCTGTATTGTGGGAAGATCTCTGTTCGTAATCATATGAAGATGGAACAGTCACAAATGAAGATTTACCTCCATGAAATATAAAACAGGCTGAACCCACTGGACTCTGTTCCTTTGCTCAAGAATTCTCTCTGGTGCAAAACTGTTGTAGTGGTGCTATAAACACCTTGTAGAAGGCAGGCGGACAAAGAAGTCGATTTATCAGATAGGATTTAGATGGTATCACAGTTTGTAAGCCCTGGAATATGAGACAAATATCCCATATAAATGTTCTTAAGAATGATAGAGGCTATCTGGAGGTATCTCATGAATACTCTTTCCTATTTGTCTCATGAAGTTTTCAAACAGCAACTTTCTATGGCCATGAATTAACCAGCTTTTTTGGGGGCCAAATACTTCCTTGCAGTTCCTTCTGATTTCCTTGCCCTGTCCTTGTGGGCAAGTATTtattgtttttggtttttattgccTGCTGTCCTGAGGCAGGATGGAGACTTGTCAGCTGGTTTCCTTTGTAGAAGTTGTTTGTGAATTTgcagtggaaaatatttcagctgtgcttCAAATAATCAACCCCAAACAATGGCTTGTGATGTGGTTTCTTCATACAGTCTCCTGCTGTGAAAGACATTTTGAAGgaccaggaaagcagaaaaggcctgaTTGCTGCTATATGTGCAGGTGGGTTAACAAGACATCTTGCTTTGTAAAGCATTTGGATATTTTGAAGGGGCATGCAGAGAGTTTCCTGTCTTAGAAATCTGTATCCCTGTAATTTGGTAGCGGGGATTTCTACTACACACGCAACCATCAGCATTTGAACTTTTTGTAAAATTAATAGCAGAGGAATCTCTCAAATACTGTGAATACTTATCCTGCAAGTTCTGCTTGTTACCcagttttttttcaaatcagtagtgttactgtctttaaaataaaaagtgaaaggtAATGTGCTAGGATTTTTTATAAGATATTTTCTTATCCTGGTGATCTTTCTGCGAGGACACAGCACTGGCAGGACATCGTTGCTATAAATTTATCTCACATCTCCTCTCGTGCCCTTTAGCTTCAGAAGGAAGGCTGTAAATATAGAATTACAGGCTCACCCTTCCTCATCTGAGTGGTAGCAAAAGATGGAATTGCTCTGAGGAGGGGGTTGTCTGCGTACGTATTCTGCACAGCTATGTATGCAGTTCATTCCTTTGTAAGATTTATATGTAAAAAAGCAATATGAACAATTACCGATACTCCCAACTGAACTGAGAGGCTGGCCTAGGTACCCGTAGGTGAGAATGAGGAGAGTGGCGATGAGCATGTAGAAGACAGTCTAACAGAGTGTGTTTGTGGagcatatttttgcttttgttttctggtacatcgctgggggtttttttgctttcattctgcAGTTAGGTGATACGCATACAGAGTTGTGAACATTTTCGAACTTGGCAGTGGTAGTAGTCTACTCCTCTATCTGTATTTCTTCCAGAACAGTTGCAAATTCACAGTTGCCCAATAAAGGCCTTTGCTTGTAATCAGGATGGTTCATTTTATTTAGGTATAAAGCTTCTTAGAGCTGATTCCAACTGAACACAAAGAAGGTTATTTCCTGGACTGTATCTGAAATGAATCAAATGTACAGAAATGAAACTCACATTTGGCAAATTctgccttcagtttcttttggAGTTCCCGTAAGGATTTTCTGTCAGATGACCTCAGGCTCCTTGACACAAGCTCCTTCCTCAATTCAGGCCAAGGAGGaagtatgaaaagaaaagagaaagact from the Phalacrocorax aristotelis chromosome 19, bGulAri2.1, whole genome shotgun sequence genome contains:
- the PARK7 gene encoding Parkinson disease protein 7, with the protein product MASKRALVILAKGAEEMETVIPTDVMRRAGIKVTVAGLTGKEPVQCSRDVFICPDASLEDARKEGPYDVVVLPGGNLGAQNLSESPAVKDILKDQESRKGLIAAICAGPTALLAHGIGFGSKVTTHPLAKDKMMNGAHYCYSESRVEKDGNILTSRGPGTSFEFGLAIVETLMGKEVAEQVKAPLILKE